CGACGTGGATCGAGGACAACCAGGACAAGGTCGACGCCTGGCTCGGCTGACGGCCGCCGTCCCGGTCGACCCTTGACAGTCGACCGGGGCGGGGCCACTGTGTGTTGCTAACCACGCACTAGGTTGCGCAACGCGCAACGGAATGGGGCGGACCATGGCACTCAAGGAACCCATCGGGGGACCGGACACCCGGGTGCCCACGCCCGGCGACGGCGGCCGGACCGGGGACGGTCACTTCCCGCTCGACAAGGTCACCTTCGGCGTCGCCGCAGCGCTCGCCTGCGCCTTCCTGCTGTGGGGGATCCTCGACTCCGAAGGCATGGGCACCGGCACCGGGGAGGTGCTCGGCTGGCTGACGCGGTCCTTCGGCTGGCTGTTCATCCTGGTCAGCGCGATGTTCCTGCTGTTCTCGGCCTACCTGGCGCTCACCCGCTACGGCAACATCAAGCTCGGCCCGGACGACTCCACCCCCGAGTTCTCCACCTTCTCCTGGGTCTCGATGATGTTCGCCACCGGCATGGGCATCGGCCTCATGTTCTGGGGCGTCGCGGAGCCGCTGACCTACCTCACCGCCACCGACGCCGCGAGCATCCCGCCCGGCCGCGGCGACCCGTCCACCCCCGACAGCGCCCGCGTCGCGATGGAGTACGCCTTCTTCCACTGGGGCTTCCACCCCTGGTCGATGTACGCCGTGATCGGCCTCGCCATCGGATACTTCGCCTACCGCAAGGGGTCCGGCAACCTCGTGTCCGGCGCCTTCGGGCCACTGCTCGGCCGGCACGCCAAGGGCGGCCCGGGCAAGGCCATCGACGTGATCGCGATCTTCGCCACGCTCTTCGGCTCCGCCACCTCGCTGGGCCTCGGCGCGCTGCAGATCACCGGCGGGCTCGACGACGTCTTCGGCAGCGGCCAGTCGAGGTGGCTCACGGTCGGCGTCATCGCGGTCCTGACCCTCTGCTTCGTGCTGTCGGCGGTCACGGGCGTCGACAAGGGCGTCCAGATCCTCTCCAACGCCAACGCGGTCGCCGCGCTGCTGCTGGTGCTCTTCCTCTTCGTCGTCGGTCCGACGGTGTTCATCCTCAGCACCTTCACCGAATCGCTGGGCGGCTACCTCACGCACCTGCCGACGATGGCGTTCCGCACCGGCGCCTTCGGCGGCACCGAGTTCCTGAGCGCCTGGACGATCTTCTACTGGGCCTGGTGGATCTCGTGGACGCCCTTCGTCGGGATGTTCATCGCGCGCATCTCGAAGGGCCGCACGATCCGCCAGTTCGTCATCTACGTGATCCTGGTGCCGAGCCTGGTGTCGTTCGTGTGGTTCTCGATCATGGCCGGCTCGGCCTTCGACCTGCAGCTCTCCGGTGCGCGCGACTTCACCGACGAGCTCGCGACGGGCAGCGAGGGCGCGCTGTTCGCCATGCTGCGGGAGTACCCCCTCGCGAGCATCACCGTGGTGCTGGCCGTCTTCCTCGTGGCGATCTTCTTCATCACCGGCGCCGACTCCGCCTCCATCGTGATGGGCATGCTGAGCCAGAACGGCAAGGAGGAGCCGATGCGCTGGCTGGTCGTCTTCTGGGGCGTCGCCCAGGGTGCGGTGGCTGCGATCCTGCTGTTCT
This genomic stretch from Nocardioides renjunii harbors:
- a CDS encoding BCCT family transporter — its product is MALKEPIGGPDTRVPTPGDGGRTGDGHFPLDKVTFGVAAALACAFLLWGILDSEGMGTGTGEVLGWLTRSFGWLFILVSAMFLLFSAYLALTRYGNIKLGPDDSTPEFSTFSWVSMMFATGMGIGLMFWGVAEPLTYLTATDAASIPPGRGDPSTPDSARVAMEYAFFHWGFHPWSMYAVIGLAIGYFAYRKGSGNLVSGAFGPLLGRHAKGGPGKAIDVIAIFATLFGSATSLGLGALQITGGLDDVFGSGQSRWLTVGVIAVLTLCFVLSAVTGVDKGVQILSNANAVAALLLVLFLFVVGPTVFILSTFTESLGGYLTHLPTMAFRTGAFGGTEFLSAWTIFYWAWWISWTPFVGMFIARISKGRTIRQFVIYVILVPSLVSFVWFSIMAGSAFDLQLSGARDFTDELATGSEGALFAMLREYPLASITVVLAVFLVAIFFITGADSASIVMGMLSQNGKEEPMRWLVVFWGVAQGAVAAILLFSGGLGALQTLVIIVAGPFMLVICAMCVSLMKALREEPYESTLPPRVRKAVLHAQRYDSMENHSVALAALGADPDDVSPGPAGSSASGSTDARTDARAGTSTEAGAEASAEAAREQRRTD